Part of the Micropterus dolomieu isolate WLL.071019.BEF.003 ecotype Adirondacks linkage group LG17, ASM2129224v1, whole genome shotgun sequence genome is shown below.
GTGCATTGTTAATTCCCCTTATTTTCTATTTTGGGATCAGTTtcctgctgacacacacacattttgtcatGCACTCCACATACACGCTCTTCCATGGAAAGTCACATTTCCCCACCAGGGTCAGAATGTCTCACTTTGTCGCTAATAACCGCACCAAAACAACTGATGAGGGATGATTGGCTTGATTGCATTTCTTTTAACACTTCACAGAGGCTGTATGTAGGGGGTCTTCCCCAAAGTGACTTGAGATTTCACTTGGTATTTTCTGTGATTTCTTAGATTTTAATTCATTTCTGTGGTGACCCATCAGCATGGTCCACTACGATGCATCTAGCCCCGACACTTCCCTTCTGTAATCTCTTAAAATGGAGctcagggagagagggagagcatcAGCGTGGCAGGATGAGGCAGCAGTCTGGAGCTGTGATGGATGGGGGAgggcagggggggggggggggggggggggggtttgtgCAGGATGCAGGAGGAGAGCACACCCAGGGGAGGAGGCCCCACTGTCACACACAGTGAGACACTCCCTTGGGTGGCCCCAGGTCTAGAGGTGGTCGGAAAGATGAGTGTGAGGGAGTGTAAGATGGATGAAGGGGAACGTTGGGTGTATATATGCCAGCTGTGGACTGTATGAATTAACTGAAGAACAATTAATTTGATGAATGAATGAGAAATAAATAAGATGAAGAAGTGAGAaggttgttttcttcttttccttaACTCATAAAGTCGAGCACAAAGAAAAGAGCCGCTACTCATATGTATTATTAAATTCAAGTGCGTTTATACTGTAGTATTGTTCCCTGTGTCTCCATATATTGATAGTAACCATATATTGGTCATACTTCCACAAACCttgcatgttaatattttatagtttactgttcttctgtgtgtgtgtatatgtatatataataaatgacttaatgcagtaaacatgaGTTTAACCATTGATTTTGAATACTTTCCATATTGCCCGCTCCTACACTAAACTTATTTATCCATCATAAAATAACATGAGTAACTTTTCAATTCAAGCCATACGGCACTTTAAGAGAACTGTATGTGAAATATTCTTAATAGATGTCTAATCTTATAATTGAGACTTGACAAGAATAATGGAATCTgactattttaattttttattcagCTGTTTCGGGAGGTACGCATCATGAAAACTCTCAACCATCCCAACATAGGTGAGTTACACTCCAGAGaattcatttgtgtgtgtgtgtgtgtgtgtgtgtgtttccaagcCGGCCTTTGTGTTAACATCTCGtcctctgtgtgttacagtgcagtTGTTTGAGGTGATTGAGACTGAGAAGACTCTTTACCTGATTATGGAGTACGCCAGCGGAGGTGAGTGACATCCTCGGCCTCCTCATCATCATGGCCAAGTATTTAGTGACGCCAATTAGATTGATTACTTTGACTCAATCATACAGTAACCGATAAAGTAATTCATTTAAGGCATAAACGACTGAGTTCAGTCCCTTTGTCTCCTTTTTCATTAGTGAGATCTCATGTCACTTTGCTTTACTGCTCTAATGTTTTCTCCACTGTCTTTCTTTGTGCTCTTTAACATTGTTCAGCTGTTTCCCATGCACTCTTCTATTTTTTACAGCTtctctatttttctttcttcttttctcatGATCCCTTAATCTCCCTCgctgctctctctctatgtTGTGAGATCTCTTACCTCCGATACCTAATAAGGCGGCGGCAGCGACTCACCAGCCAGCATGCTGCTCTGTTCAACTCAACCTCAACCTGTTTGAATATTTAGGATCACTAGGGTCAGATGTTTGGCTTGATTGCACACCCACAAATTAAACTACTGGAAGTCACCGTTAATTCTTTCCTTTCCCCCCAGTGTCCATGTATTAATTTCATCCGGGACTCATATATCAGGTCAAATATATCCCTTTACAGCTTTGCTACATTTGCTCAAAAACAAATTTGTACAATCTTAACGGAGACCTGACTCTAAACTCATAAACCCCCAGCAGAGTGTTGGATATTTTATAACATTTAAACACGCATGAACACATAATGAAAGTGTTGGCGTCAGAGCTGGAGGGTGTCAAAATTTGCTAAGAAGTGTGCAGGGGTGTCACGAGTGGTGAATACCGAAAAATAGCACCAAAACTGTGACACGCTAGTTGTTAGTGACAGTTTCAAGTTGGATATTATTAGAAAGTGTATGCAGCATGGGACTATCGAACTATGTCCATGCTCGCCTGAACTACAGCAAGTCTacatactgtttgtttttcttccaggCGAAGTGTTCGACTACCTCGTGGCTCATGGTAGAATGAAGGAGAAAGAGGCCAGAGCCAAGTTCCGACAGGTGAGTTAAACCTCATCCCttccctcacctgtgtgtctgatCTTGTGTCCCAGGTGTAGGGGAAACCTAAGCAAATAGGGGAGGAGATACTAACTGTTGACAGCCAGCAGTTCCTTGTGGTTAGAAATCTGAGCAGAACAATATAAAGTCTGGACTGAGTtaagaagagaggaagaaggcTGATATAATCATTATGCTTACCAAAAGTTACAGAAGCTGAAATCTGAGCCTCTTGTGGGTTCATGTGGCATATTGTTTATAGTCCCTGCTTTGTTTGTAACTGGGCAGTGTGAACCTGAAGCAGACCAAAATAGACTTACAGTAAACTTTCCCACTGTGCTtcagaccaaataaatcaaacagTAGGTGTGATCGCACAGCAAGAAATCTGCTTTGTATTCTTAATGTTGCGTCATGGTGTTGGTGTGTTAATGGAGTTCCTAGTTTAGCCACTATTTACATGTAAGGACAAACATAAAGTTCTATTATCTTCCTTCATTCgatctcttttttttgtctccttgCTCAGATTGTCTCAGCGGTGCACTACTGTCATCAGAAGAACATTGTTCACAGAGACTTGAAGGTGACAACACAAAGACATAATCAATCATTAACACTTAATAAACAGActgtattcatttattcattttactcATTAATGACAAAGTAACAGACGTTTACTTTAAAGCTGATATCCGTAACTACTTCTATGGCATCAAGAGGAAACTGAAATGATGTTCGAACAATAAATACTGTTTATTATCTGCTATTTGCAAACGCCACCAAAGTGTAATATCCTCTTCACGAGCAGAAAGGGCATCGCTTCCTGTATGACAGCACTAAAATAAATTATGGACTCCAGCTTTAAGTTGCCAATATGTAAATAGTCATAATttcgtgtgttttttttgtgttttactgtcCATGTTGTTTTTCTACAGGCGGAGAACTTGCTACTAGACGCTGACTCCAACATCAAAATAGCCGACTTTGGCTTCAGTAACGAATTCTCTGCGGGCAGTAAACTGGACACGTTCTGCGGCTCCCCGCCATATGCCGCCCCAGAACTCTTCCAGGGGAAGAAGTACGACGGTCCGGAGGTGGACATCTGGAGCCTTGGTGTCATCTTGTACACGCTGGTCAGCGGGTCCTTGCCCTTTGACGGACAGAACCTAAAGGTGGGTGACGTGGAGGCCGTCTTAGTCCAGCATACATTTCCATTGAGATTACGTGAAGAGATTTCTTAGGTTTTGCTTCCGAGCTTTAGCTGtgctttgttgttttcctttgaAGCCCAGAACACTGGGGAATGTAAAAACACTGGAGACGTGTTATGCCTTCTATTAAACAACTTGCTAGTAAATATAAACTGATATTCATTTAGCAGAATTATGATGATCATTAGAGATCGCAAGTGCTTACACATTCAAAATTGACGCGTGTCCTTGGCGTCCAACAAGTGTTTTAAatcctgcattgtttacatccatgtttactagCTTGCAGTCGTCTTCTTCTACCCTGCCATTGGTGGCACATTGCAGCATATCTTGGCATGTTACCGGCACCTGTTGGTCATAGGAATAGTGTGAAACCATTGGTGAATAATGTATGTGCGCGCATGTCCTTGTGCACAGAATAATCGAAATGGGAACAcactaatttaaaaaacagctcCATAGTGCAAATACAGGGACCCTTTAATCAAAATATAACAATACTAAAAGACAAAGTATTCCACATCTTCCAATGATTCAGAGTCCTTTTTGTGCAAACTCATTGTGTATcattgtgtgttgtgttcaggaGCTTCGGGAGCGTGTTTTGAGGGGAAAATATCGCGTGCCCTTCTACATGTCTACAGACTGCGAGGGAATCCTGCGCCGCTTCCTGGTCCTCAATCCTGCCAAGCGCTGCTCGCTGGaggtgaggaggaaactttacAACAGCGTGATTGGGGGGGGCATGTTCATAATGACCACATTAGTGTCTAAATATCGAGTAGTAAAAGTATAATCGCTCTTCATGTCTAATGTCTGTGATTCAATCTTTCTTGGATAActataataaatgaaaacacacaaagatgaACAAAGGCACATAGATTTATTTGTTGTAAGGAAGAAGATGAACAACTGAACATACATACAGTGCAAAATGTTGACGTTTCTagtgtcaaaaaacaaaacatgtaaactTTTTTACATGAAATTTGAGTGCTTTGTGTCTACACTGTATTGCCGTATTTcaaaatctctctctccttctctgttcTCATCAGCAAATAATGAAAGATAAGTGGATTAATGTCGGCTATGACAGCGAGGAGCTGAAGCCCCACACAGAGCCTGTGGAGGACTTGAACGATACCAGCCGCATTGGTAAGAAACGCACACCTtttaacattaatttatttacttaaagaggtggtattctgctttttggctttttccctcttctttattgagttatatatcctttctgtgcatgtaataggtttgcaaagtgaaaaaccccaaagtccagcccaaagggaattcccatctcccacagaaaactccgCTCTGAAcggcctgaaaacagctcgtttgtagtccagcctttacttccctttcttgtgacatcacaatgaaaatgtcatAATGTTCGTtgagcggctactccgacacgccctcaaaaacagcggtggaaaaacagcgagctgcagcacacagctctcctctcccttccaaacactagctaccctccaggcagtcagtggacataaagttgttcctgtgatgtagagacagagctcagttaaaactttatggatgaaagatacttttgttacagattaataactcaccgctctgaaactctcgctctagtccatgttgccaagctggtcgcaacatgtacagctgaaccgaagctgtttaccgtcttttcgctgacccgcccttctctgcttcagATTGGCTAGTattccttaactaggaactgcgcatgtgcaactcccaacaaagatcatgtagagacaagatgtatcactccatagctaaaacgaagctttcaacacagggtgaaaagaggagctggaacaatgtgcagtatgaaaaaaatatggtgttttttttgaaaattaaatcatgTCAAATTGTtgtggtacaacctctaaataagattttgaacctgaaaatgagcataatgccACCTCTTTTAAGCATTGATCAAAATATGATTAACTGGTAACCGTCCGTTTTATGAGTGGGATCATGTTGCAGGTTACAGAAACGGTAAACAGAATTATTTAATGAGGGTAAGCTGAGAAGGTCTGGCTTAGGCCGCTGTCCAAAGAgtcgtcacctgccacctttttgtattttgtgggCAGTTACGGACACAGAAGTGGGTCATGTTCGAAACCTCCATTACGGACACATCATCAGTGCCTGCATGGCGACTTTTCTGGTGCACTGGCTTATACCAGGGTATTTAGCATCGCTCAAAgcttcatttacattttgtaagCCTACATACATGGTACTCCAGACATGTTGTTCTGGCACAAAGCTCTTGGCACATGTTTAGTGCTTGATCCATATGCAAGACCTGAACTTAAGCTTCACATCAAGCAGAGCACGGAGGGTGAACCTTTCATAATTGAACAGAAGATGAACCTGCGTGATTTCGGTGTAGCTGCTCCTAATGTCATTTGTCTCGTCCCAGATGTGATGGTTGGGATGGGCTTCACCAGGGAAGAGGTCAGAGAGTCGCTGGTCAGTCAGAAGTACAATGAGGTCACCGCCACGTACCTGCTGCTGGGACGCAAGAACGAGGTGAGTGTATCGGcgtttgttttggatttttttgcAGATCTTTTTATATAGTTAGATGAATTATGGGTGTATTTGACAGTCTATATTATAAATGTTAAGCTCATGCACTATATAAAGTTatcacaaaatgaaataaaatactacAGTTTGGTAGATTCGAGATTGATAGGGTGTCTTTGGTGCCAGTAGTAGTTCATAATGCCAATCTTAAATAGTTAAATACAGCTGTGCGGTGGATGTCATTTAGTTGCAATCACATTCAAAATAGCAGAATCTGTTTTACTCGATGTACCAAAATGAATATATAATTTGTTGTGATTTTGGTCAAACCCTGATATAGACTGAGACATGAAACTTGGTTTTGGATGTGAATGGACTAACTTGGTCTTGGTTATAACATTGGGTTGTTGCGCTGAGAGAAGCCGTGAACAACCTACAACTTGTCTCTAGTCATGTTGTAAGTTTAattcttctttctgtctgtttttctgtctctcagacGGAGGGCAATGAGTCTCGTTCAGGCAGCAGTCTCAGTCTGGCTCGAGTCCGACCCGGCACCATAACCAACGGAACCAGCAAACACACcgcttcctcttcctcctctggtGCACCTACTTCCTCCTCTGGCCACAAGGCACAGCGCAGCGCCTCCACTTACCACCGCCAGAGACGACACTCTGACTTCTGTAAGACAAGTGACATAGCTTGTTTTGTGATGTAGAGTTGGATCCATTCTGAAATTGAATGAAATGGTGACAGAAATCTTCCTCACTGAGAACTCTGTTAACCTGTCTCTCAGGTGGTCCCGCGGTTCCAGGGTCGACGCACCCCAAGCGGAGTCCCAGTGGCGTAGGCGAAGGGGCGGGGCTTAAGGAAGAGCGGCTGTCGATCCGCAAGCCGAGCACCAACACTGTTGGCTCCCGTAGCATCCCAACCCCCTCCAGTCCCATGGTTAGCTCCGCCCACAACCCAAATAAGTCCGAGATACCCGACCGCCGCAAGGAAGTTACCTCGACCACAGTAAggccaaaataatatatagTAATATCCAGTCTTGTTACATTTAGTCTCTTATCAATACAACATATTAGATGTCAGAATCCCAAAAGTTACATACTTGTAGATTCACCCAGCTGGGGCGGGGCGCGATGGAGATTATAGCTGTTCAGTAAGATtagcatgagagagagagagagagagagagagctgaagacAGCAGCCAGATTAACCTGAGATTAACTCTTTAATGTTCTGCTCGGCAGATACTGTCTGAGGTCAAACTGTcaagtattttttgtttaccTGCACGGAGCACCAGATGGGCAGGTTTTACCAAGTACAGCTTTCTTAAATGGTGTCAGATAAATTGTCATGCATATGAAGAAGTAATACATGTAAGTTTTAAAGCTCTCCTCGTGTTATGTGGTTAGTTAAAACACATTCTCTCGTCACATCAGATTAAAACAGACCATATACAGATATTCAGGACATCATTTCAGtaaattgatttgattttggaTTTCTGATTCTTCTTTGTCCAGAATAACATCCCTGCTAGTGCCATGACTCGAAGGAACACGTATGTGTGTACAGACCGATCCAACACTGATAGACACACTCTGCTGCAAAATGGCAAGGAAAACAGGTGAGAGGAGCCAAggtgtctgtgtctctttgtttgtATCTCTGCTTATCTTTTACAGTACACATGAGAGCCCTCACAAGATTAGCACATAGATTTGtcttgggttttttttgtgggaATTGGGACCACAGCTAGTGGACGTGGAGCACGTGTTTATAAACAAATAAGAAGCAATAATGAAGGTTTCGGCATCATCACTACAAGTTCATACAGCCTAGAGCAAATTTGAGTCTTGTTTGCTGCCATTTTTGCTCTAAATTTCACCTCATGTTGATCTAAATTCCCTGAAAGACTTAAAGGGCTCAGTGTTGAGATTAGAATTGGGTTTAGGTTGGGGAATATGTCCAGGAAAAAAGCTCATTAACAGATTcaattttataaaaacaagCGTGGGCTGCTATTGTTGGCTATTAAATgtgaatgcaatgtaaaaaCACGTAAGGGCAAGATGGAATTAATTGAGTAAATAAATTGCGCTGTCGCGTTGTATTTAACCCAGTGTTGGAAAtacattcatattcatattaaataCAGTGTGAAAATAGTTGGTTTAGAAAGAGGTTCCACTGGTGCAGATTGTCTGTTTTTGAGAGTGTTTGGCCCCGGGGTGTTTGTCTCACATACATTTTGTCTCTTGAAGAGAGGATAAAGGGGCTTAAACTGTGCATGAGTGagttgcctgtgtgtgtgtgtttatgtgcccAGTATGAACTGTCTGTTATGGCAGATGGTTGTCTGCTTGTCAGTCTCAGAGCAtggcagtctctctctctctctctctctctctctctcctccctccctccctcttttcctaTGGTCACTCTCTCACATTCTCACTTTCATTCTAGCTGACCtgttttccctctgtctctttatcACTCTGTAATTTTGCCTCTCAGAGGGAGAGCGTCTGGCATCTGACCTCCAGTAAAATGTTCATGCAATGTTCAGACTAATAAGACTGATGGAGAGTTTTAAAATCTAAGACTAAAGCAACGAAGAACAACATGAATGACTGGATGTACAAGTAATTATGgaagtaaaatgtgtcaaagctGCAAACGGCACGAAAGCATTGAACAAACATTCTCATGTGTACCAGCCATGATGCTTTATAAGCTACCAAACAGAAAAGAGACGACACACTATTACATTCAGGCTTTACAAGGAGGCAGTATTCTCCCGTTTAGCTCCATTTTCTGATCTAACAGAGTGGAACGAAGGACAGGTAGAAGGAGGGAAGGACGATTGGATGaagaaaagagagggggagagtaGAGGGTAAGGAAAACATGAGAGGGGGGTAGAAAAGGGGAGCTGAGAGCAGCAGGATGAAGTGAGGACTGGCATTGTGCCAACGTAACCCTCCACTTGCCTTAGAGGCTTGTCAATGTGATGCCAATGCCGTGCCAGAGTGGTTGATGCGGCAAACGCATGCATGGACACACGCAGTCACATTTAGTTAACAGAAATGGAAATGTTCAATAGTGGCGAAAGTGCACAGGAGAGACACAAAATACTGATTATGTACACGACAgcatgtattttgtttaaataaaacatgcagGTCCTTGGTCTATGATTACGCTGGTAGATTAGTCACCTCATGCTAGACATACTGCATATGTTTCATAACAGTtttatgtgcacatacacagtCCTCATGTCCAGGAGAGAAAATATCCTGCTGagattattttataataatccCTGTCTTCTCCAGATAGAAGTAACTTAACCTTTGAACCAGGTTTCACTGCAGGTGTAcaatgctttcttttttttaatccactGGCGTAAGACTGGCTGATTCAGTCACAAATCAATGTCTCTTTTCAGGACTGACACGTAAATGATTTAtacacttaaattttacaagcATCGTGCTGTACTTGTGGGAAAAATTAAACTACAAGTTAAACATCATTATTTTCTCGTCCTTACctttttcacctgttttcaaACTTCGTTTCACAAGTGTCCCCCCGccccctctcttttcctctcctccttccatCCCCGGTGTGCCCCCCTGCAGGTAGCTGCAGTAGGCAGAAAGTTCACGTTGATGTTAAACGATTTTGCTCTGCAACAGCTGCGCTTCAACTTAGCCCGTCTAATGGTTCTGCCCCACTTGAGCCCCGTGTGGGTGTGTTATGTAGAGCGTTATGAAAAGCAGCCTCAGGCCACCAGCCAGCCGGGGAGTCAGGGGAGGAGAGGTGGATGGGTGTGATAAAGTGTAAGTGTTGGCTGAAGAGAAGGGAGCAGGGCGAGATGCAGGGGGGCATGCAGAAAAATGAGAAGGGCCCAGCGGGGAGTGAAATCTCCAAGGGTCAATTTTCAAAGATTAGAGAATAACTGTTGGTCATGATGTGAAGAGCAGCTCGCTCTCTTGTCTCCCACTTTCTGTTGGTACTTGTGCTGCCTCAAAAGTCTTCAATCAATTCAATTTAAGACCTTACAAGTATTACAAAACTGAAATGCACCTGACAGAGGTCTTGAGTAGCATCTTAAAATCAAATTCTTTACACACTTATGtggtcaacaaaataaacaaaacaaagcaaaagccATGTGGCCAAATATCCGTTTTTCTTATCCTTCCCTAATTTAGGGAAGAGGCATGATGAATCACAAATACAGCATGGAACTTgcttattgtgttttttgtgtgtgtggttcagttggtgtactgtatattcatttgcacataacataaatatgttttaatccTGCTAATATTCTACATTCAAAATATTCCTTTCcgatgaaaagacaaaaaaactacGATTGATCCTTTTAACAAGTGTTCTCTGTGTAACCAAAGCCTCATATcccttattcctctgtgccagtGTTTtctaaaaactattaaaaacaggGAGTCACACCATTGCACTGGATTAAATGTTCCTTCTTTACAATGAACTGTATTTTGATCAGTGTGTTTTATCAATGTGATATTGACTCAATACACTTGTCCTGTGCTGTAAATACTCACATGCCAGATGTGTATTAATGTTAGGGTCGCACGATACTGGAAAAAACTGACATTGCAATATTTTTCAAAGATTAATATTGTGATATTAATAAACATATATGATGAAAAGTGTCTTTTTAGTCTAAACACTGTGAGTGCAAATGTCCTTACTTGTGCTTTTATgcaataaacatgttttaaaccaaatgctaaaaataaaagCGCAGCTATGCACCAGCCCCCCTGAGTGCTTTTCAAAAGTTGCTTTTATTGTTGCAACCAAATCCACTGTGTCTGTGGTTTACTCCTGTTCTTCACTTATATTCACGTTGTCGACATCTAACGGGGGCAGGGCCTGCTTTGGTTGTTTGATAAACTGATGAAGAACAATATTGTAATTGCTGGTTCGCTGTGCATGCAGAGCCTGCTTGTCGCTCACTGGgcaacaaaatgtgtttatccAAGAATCCCTTAAATCAGATTGAATTATGTTACATCAGACAGACTTCACTTGTAGATTAGTCATGGAAAATGAGAACCGTGCAAGTTTTCCTTTTGTACCCATCAGGACAAAATGTAAagggtttttttaaattatttaattaaaacgAAGAGACCTCTGCCTAGATGTTTGGAAAACCAAGTTCCAAAATAATGGCAAAAGGTCCAGTAACATGATTTATATGTGATCCTGCACAGTTCTTGCACTTGCTAATTGAAATGTTCTTGATTGCTAAACTAAAaacacctgttttttttctcctccctccAGTTCTATATCCCACCGCCTTCCCCCCGCCTCCCCCTCAACTCACAGCATCGCCGGTGCCTCTGGGgtctcctcctcgtcctccacGCCCTCCTCCCGTTTATCCAGGGGATCCACGGTGAGGAGCACTTTCCACGGAGGGCAGATTAGAGACCGTCGGCCTCCCTCCCATGCTCCCCCAGGTTCCCCAACGCCGTCCCATGATGCCAGCCCGCTGCCCCACGCCAGGACCCGGGCCACGACCAACCTGCTGAGCAAACTCACCTCCAAGTTGACCCGCAGGTAAGGGGAGAAGCCGGGAGAAGGGTTAGGGGAGGCAAGACTGTAAGTAGAACAGGAAGAGAAATAATAACTCAGAAATCAAGAAACAGAATACAAATGAACCTTTTAACTGCAGAGTTTATTGGAATTTAAGTATTTTCAAGGACTGTGTATGTTTGACGATTACTGCTAACCATCCCAAATGTGGTGAAGTGATAGCCGACTGCTGTGTTTATAAGTTTGCAACTGGACAGTGTAGCTCTTTTGTTATAAACCTGTACTTGAAGACCATTTAGGCTATAACCTTGCTGCCTCTCACCGTCTCTTCCTTAACCAGTACTAACCTGCCAGCCTTCCTTCACAAATAATAAATCTTTACAGGCTTCAGAATTTGTCCTCCTCAATCTCAGACCTGGGtctaatagtttttaaaaatccttccAACTGTTTGTTTTACTAGCTTAAACTTAGTTGTTTGGTTTTTTCTTTCAAACCCACACCTGCCAACAGTTGGAGGATATCCGCTATTGCTATTAATGTGTCTGCCCCATCTCACAGGAAACATAAAACAATTCTAGCCCTTTGAAATagtaaataagaaataagaTAAGACGTATACTGAAGAAAGCTGTGCTCAAAGATTCAGCTTGAAGCAGTTGGAACTAAAATTAGATTAAACCACAAATGATGTATCTCTTTATGTTGTTTCTCTTAGGAACCGATACACTCAAGATAGATGGCTAGTGTGTGAGTGGGTGGGACATACTACTGAAATTTGAGTTAATTTGGAAGTGAGAAGCATGTGTTTTACTGGATGGCAGTGGATGCAGTATTTCATCCCACAGGAGTGATGTCCAGTACTCGCCCCCAACGGCAATAGAGGAAAATACGTCCTGTACATTCCTAACAGTTGCGTTAGGTCCTGCGGGGTACACAGGAGCCCAATCCTGTTGCATAAACCAGGTTCAGAAGAACCAGAATCAGATTATGCAGTTGGACAATT
Proteins encoded:
- the LOC123985622 gene encoding MAP/microtubule affinity-regulating kinase 4-like isoform X2, with translation MRSAAVCPPPNPPRYTEPGVTDNQANQGCFFLTQCEHKPTSLFSLGRRSALRTNMSLRTALPGNERNPDHHTSLSASRSEKSTGWSSRSLGARCRNSIALCSDEQPHIGNYRLLKTIGKGNFAKVKLARHILTGKEVAIKIIDKTQLNPTSLQKLFREVRIMKTLNHPNIVQLFEVIETEKTLYLIMEYASGGEVFDYLVAHGRMKEKEARAKFRQIVSAVHYCHQKNIVHRDLKAENLLLDADSNIKIADFGFSNEFSAGSKLDTFCGSPPYAAPELFQGKKYDGPEVDIWSLGVILYTLVSGSLPFDGQNLKELRERVLRGKYRVPFYMSTDCEGILRRFLVLNPAKRCSLEQIMKDKWINVGYDSEELKPHTEPVEDLNDTSRIDVMVGMGFTREEVRESLVSQKYNEVTATYLLLGRKNETEGNESRSGSSLSLARVRPGTITNGTSKHTASSSSSGAPTSSSGHKAQRSASTYHRQRRHSDFCGPAVPGSTHPKRSPSGVGEGAGLKEERLSIRKPSTNTVGSRSIPTPSSPMVSSAHNPNKSEIPDRRKEVTSTTNNIPASAMTRRNTYVCTDRSNTDRHTLLQNGKENSSISHRLPPASPSTHSIAGASGVSSSSSTPSSRLSRGSTVRSTFHGGQIRDRRPPSHAPPGSPTPSHDASPLPHARTRATTNLLSKLTSKLTRRRT
- the LOC123985622 gene encoding MAP/microtubule affinity-regulating kinase 4-like isoform X1, which gives rise to MRSAAVCPPPNPPRYTEPGVTDNQANQGCFFLTQCEHKPTSLFSLGRRSALRTNMSLRTALPGNERNPDHHTSLSASRSEKSTGWSSRSLGARCRNSIALCSDEQPHIGNYRLLKTIGKGNFAKVKLARHILTGKEVAIKIIDKTQLNPTSLQKLFREVRIMKTLNHPNIVQLFEVIETEKTLYLIMEYASGGEVFDYLVAHGRMKEKEARAKFRQIVSAVHYCHQKNIVHRDLKAENLLLDADSNIKIADFGFSNEFSAGSKLDTFCGSPPYAAPELFQGKKYDGPEVDIWSLGVILYTLVSGSLPFDGQNLKELRERVLRGKYRVPFYMSTDCEGILRRFLVLNPAKRCSLEQIMKDKWINVGYDSEELKPHTEPVEDLNDTSRIDVMVGMGFTREEVRESLVSQKYNEVTATYLLLGRKNETEGNESRSGSSLSLARVRPGTITNGTSKHTASSSSSGAPTSSSGHKAQRSASTYHRQRRHSDFCGPAVPGSTHPKRSPSGVGEGAGLKEERLSIRKPSTNTVGSRSIPTPSSPMVSSAHNPNKSEIPDRRKEVTSTTNNIPASAMTRRNTYVCTDRSNTDRHTLLQNGKENSSISHRLPPASPSTHSIAGASGVSSSSSTPSSRLSRGSTVRSTFHGGQIRDRRPPSHAPPGSPTPSHDASPLPHARTRATTNLLSKLTSKLTRRVTDEPERISRSPVTSRHLSGHQKAAEPRTPRCGWDVRVRSPRDPAEVVLALREAAQGCGCQVHLAGPFLLSCTHGAAGARVAFEAEVCQLPSGLGQSSGVRFKRLWGAPLAFRDIATKVSKELEL